In Streptomyces sp. NBC_00448, the following are encoded in one genomic region:
- a CDS encoding ATP/GTP-binding protein: MSPRRNRPYKPAPAQERESGVGGGRTEEWQGEEWVVRPIAGSASAKHYRCPGCDQEIPPGVGHVVAWREYAGVDDRRHWHRACWNARDRRTSKVQRSRNAPRY; encoded by the coding sequence GTGTCGCCGCGACGTAACCGCCCGTACAAGCCGGCGCCCGCGCAGGAGCGCGAGTCGGGCGTCGGCGGCGGCCGGACCGAGGAGTGGCAGGGCGAGGAGTGGGTGGTGCGGCCGATCGCCGGCAGCGCCTCCGCGAAGCACTACCGCTGCCCGGGCTGCGACCAGGAGATCCCGCCCGGCGTCGGCCACGTGGTGGCCTGGCGGGAGTACGCCGGGGTGGACGACCGCCGGCACTGGCACCGCGCCTGCTGGAACGCGAGGGACCGCCGCACCAGCAAGGTGCAGCGGTCCCGTAACGCACCGCGGTACTGA
- a CDS encoding LLM class flavin-dependent oxidoreductase — MRVGTFVLAAQFPGQGQGEALSRAISTADAAEAAGLDSVWLAEHHFVPYGVCPSAVTLAGIMLGRTSRIGVGTAVSVLPTVHPVALGEQAALLHLASGGRFTLGVGRGGPWVDLEVFGTGLDAFERGFPESLDLLMRWLSEPAVAANGPRYAFREVAVVPRPDELDGRPGPPVVVACTSPGTVREAARRCLPMLLGMHCGDDDKAAMVAMWRQAALAAGHPPDVVAAAGHVSAGVVQVADTRADAVEVLAKAMPGWLQQGLSAHRTYDGSPRAMRDPHGYTELLCALHPVGSPRLCADRLAATAERTGITRFALLAEGSGDLDATMENVARLGGDVLPELA; from the coding sequence ATGCGCGTTGGGACGTTCGTTCTCGCGGCCCAGTTCCCCGGCCAGGGCCAGGGCGAGGCGCTGAGCCGGGCGATATCCACGGCCGACGCGGCGGAGGCTGCGGGGCTGGACTCGGTGTGGCTGGCCGAGCATCACTTCGTGCCGTACGGCGTCTGCCCGTCGGCCGTCACCCTTGCCGGGATCATGCTCGGCCGCACCTCGCGGATCGGGGTCGGCACCGCGGTGAGCGTGCTGCCCACCGTCCACCCGGTCGCGCTCGGCGAGCAGGCGGCGCTGCTGCACCTCGCCTCCGGCGGCCGCTTCACCCTCGGTGTGGGGCGCGGCGGGCCATGGGTGGACCTGGAGGTCTTCGGCACCGGACTCGACGCCTTCGAGCGCGGCTTCCCCGAATCGCTCGATCTGCTGATGCGCTGGCTGAGCGAGCCCGCCGTGGCGGCGAACGGCCCGCGGTACGCCTTCCGCGAGGTGGCGGTGGTGCCGCGGCCGGACGAACTCGACGGGCGGCCGGGCCCGCCGGTGGTGGTGGCGTGCACCTCGCCCGGGACCGTACGGGAGGCCGCCCGGCGCTGCCTGCCGATGCTGCTGGGCATGCACTGCGGCGACGACGACAAGGCGGCGATGGTCGCGATGTGGCGGCAGGCGGCGCTCGCCGCCGGGCACCCGCCGGACGTGGTCGCGGCGGCCGGCCATGTCTCCGCGGGAGTGGTGCAGGTCGCCGACACCCGCGCGGACGCCGTGGAGGTGCTGGCGAAGGCGATGCCCGGCTGGCTCCAGCAGGGCCTGTCCGCGCACCGCACCTACGACGGCAGCCCGCGTGCGATGCGCGACCCGCACGGCTACACCGAACTGCTCTGCGCCCTGCACCCGGTGGGGTCGCCGCGGCTGTGCGCCGACCGGCTGGCCGCCACCGCCGAACGCACCGGCATCACCCGCTTCGCCCTGCTCGCCGAGGGCTCCGGCGACCTCGACGCGACCATGGAGAACGTCGCCCGGCTCGGCGGCGACGTGCTCCCGGAACTGGCCTGA
- a CDS encoding ABC transporter permease: MASTSAVLQSEWTKIRSVRSTVWTLALAFLVTIALGAIISAVFNSQWSSMSPSDKATFDPTNTSFFGMTLGQLALIVFGVLVISSEYSTGMIRTSLAAVPQRGHFYASKVAVAGVLALIVGMLTSFLTFFVGQALLGSHSASIGDHGVLRAVFGAGLYMTLIVLFCVGTAAMLRSPMLGLGILMPFFFLVSPILSAVPKVKSVARYFPDQAGQKIMQVVPGSGDHTSYGPWGGIGIMALWVIAVLIGGYVVLKQRDA, encoded by the coding sequence ATGGCCTCGACCTCCGCCGTCCTCCAGTCCGAGTGGACGAAGATCCGCTCGGTGCGCTCCACCGTGTGGACGCTCGCGCTGGCCTTCCTGGTCACCATCGCGCTGGGCGCGATCATCAGCGCCGTCTTCAACAGCCAGTGGAGCTCGATGTCGCCGTCCGACAAGGCGACCTTCGACCCGACGAACACCAGCTTCTTCGGCATGACCCTCGGCCAGCTCGCGCTGATCGTCTTCGGCGTGCTGGTGATCTCAAGCGAGTACAGCACCGGCATGATCCGCACCTCGCTGGCCGCGGTGCCGCAGCGCGGCCACTTCTACGCCTCGAAGGTCGCGGTCGCCGGGGTGCTCGCCCTGATCGTCGGCATGCTGACCAGCTTCCTGACCTTCTTCGTCGGGCAGGCGCTGCTCGGCTCGCACAGCGCCTCGATCGGCGATCACGGCGTGCTGCGCGCGGTGTTCGGCGCCGGGCTGTACATGACGCTGATCGTGCTGTTCTGCGTGGGCACCGCGGCGATGCTGCGCAGCCCGATGCTGGGGCTGGGCATCCTGATGCCGTTCTTCTTCCTGGTCTCGCCGATCCTCAGCGCGGTGCCGAAGGTCAAGTCGGTGGCCCGCTACTTCCCCGACCAGGCCGGACAGAAGATCATGCAGGTGGTGCCGGGCTCCGGGGACCACACGTCGTACGGCCCCTGGGGCGGTATCGGCATCATGGCGCTGTGGGTGATCGCGGTGCTCATCGGCGGCTACGTGGTGCTCAAGCAGCGCGACGCCTGA
- a CDS encoding ABC transporter ATP-binding protein, with protein sequence MIELQGLTKRYGDKTAVDHLTFTVRPGVVTGFLGPNGAGKSTTMRMLLGLDNPTSGSVRIDGKHYAQLSEPLKYIGALLDAKAIHGGRTAYNHLLCMAQSNRIPKHRVDEVLETVGLSAVAKKRSKGFSLGMGQRLGIAGALLGDPEILMFDEPVNGLDPEGIHWIRNLMKGLAAQGRTVFVSSHLMSEMALTADHLIVIGRGRLMADTSMSDFIEKNSRSYVRLRSPQQERFKDVMAKAGYTVVETGDGAFEITDGDAAALGELAAQHQLVLHELSPQRASLEEAFMQLTAESVEYHAHGQVGPGPVGGPGAPVPGSAAGQQPGAPAGQPPYGSSPYGASPYGASPYGPGQGVPQGQGQGAPQGQGWQQPGQGGQAAPPPPAAPEWGAQWRDNGKKKGH encoded by the coding sequence ATGATTGAGTTGCAGGGGCTCACCAAGCGGTACGGGGACAAGACCGCAGTCGACCATTTGACCTTCACCGTGCGCCCCGGCGTGGTGACGGGCTTCCTCGGGCCGAACGGCGCGGGCAAGTCCACGACGATGCGCATGCTGCTGGGCCTGGACAACCCGACCAGCGGCAGTGTCCGGATCGACGGCAAGCACTACGCACAGCTCAGCGAACCGCTGAAGTACATCGGCGCGCTGCTGGACGCCAAGGCGATCCACGGCGGCCGCACCGCGTACAACCACCTGCTGTGCATGGCGCAGTCCAACCGCATCCCCAAGCACCGGGTGGACGAGGTGCTGGAGACGGTGGGCCTGAGCGCGGTGGCGAAGAAGCGCTCCAAGGGCTTCTCGCTCGGCATGGGCCAGCGGCTGGGCATCGCCGGGGCGCTGCTCGGCGACCCGGAGATCCTGATGTTCGACGAGCCGGTCAACGGACTGGACCCGGAGGGCATCCACTGGATCAGGAACCTGATGAAGGGCCTGGCCGCCCAGGGCCGCACGGTCTTCGTCTCCAGCCACCTGATGAGCGAGATGGCGCTGACCGCCGACCACCTGATCGTGATCGGCCGCGGCCGGCTGATGGCGGACACCTCGATGTCCGACTTCATCGAGAAGAACTCGCGGTCCTACGTCCGGCTGCGCTCTCCGCAGCAGGAGCGGTTCAAGGACGTGATGGCCAAGGCCGGTTACACCGTGGTGGAGACCGGCGACGGAGCGTTCGAGATCACCGACGGCGACGCTGCCGCGCTCGGCGAACTCGCGGCGCAGCATCAGCTGGTGCTGCACGAACTCAGCCCGCAGCGGGCGTCGTTGGAGGAAGCGTTCATGCAGCTCACCGCGGAGTCGGTGGAGTACCACGCGCATGGCCAGGTCGGCCCGGGGCCGGTCGGCGGGCCCGGGGCTCCGGTGCCGGGCAGTGCTGCCGGGCAGCAGCCCGGGGCGCCCGCGGGGCAGCCTCCGTACGGCTCCTCGCCGTACGGAGCGTCGCCGTACGGTGCCTCGCCGTACGGACCGGGGCAGGGAGTGCCGCAGGGGCAGGGCCAGGGCGCGCCGCAGGGGCAGGGCTGGCAGCAGCCGGGCCAGGGCGGTCAAGCGGCTCCGCCGCCTCCCGCCGCCCCCGAGTGGGGCGCCCAGTGGCGTGACAACGGCAAGAAGAAGGGGCACTGA
- a CDS encoding cellulose-binding protein, with protein MSDTSSPFGFELVRRGYDRGQVDDRITKLVADRDSALTRITALEKRIEELHLETQNAQAQVTDSEPSYAGLGARVEKILRLAEEEAKDLREEARRAAEQHRELAESAAAQVRSDAESYASDRKAKAEDEGSRIVDKAKGDATQLRADAQKDASAKREEADALFEETRAKAAQAAADFETNLAKRREQSERDLASRQAKAEKRLAEIEHRAEQLRLEAEKLRTDAERRARQTVETAQRQSEDIVADANAKADRIRSESERELAALTNRRDSINAQLTNVREMLATLTGAAVAAAGSPADDEPVSRGVPAQQSR; from the coding sequence ATGAGCGACACTTCCTCCCCCTTCGGCTTCGAGCTCGTGCGTCGCGGATACGACCGCGGTCAGGTGGACGACCGCATCACCAAGCTCGTCGCCGACCGTGACAGTGCGTTGACCCGGATCACCGCGCTGGAGAAGCGCATCGAGGAACTGCACCTCGAAACCCAGAACGCCCAGGCCCAGGTCACCGACTCCGAGCCGTCGTACGCCGGTCTCGGCGCCCGTGTCGAGAAGATCCTCCGCCTCGCCGAGGAGGAGGCGAAGGACCTGCGCGAGGAGGCCCGCCGCGCGGCCGAGCAGCACCGCGAGCTGGCCGAGTCGGCCGCCGCGCAGGTCCGCAGCGACGCCGAGTCCTACGCCTCCGACCGCAAGGCGAAGGCCGAGGACGAGGGCTCGCGGATCGTCGACAAGGCGAAGGGCGACGCGACGCAGCTGCGCGCGGACGCGCAGAAGGACGCCTCGGCCAAGCGTGAGGAGGCCGATGCGCTGTTCGAGGAGACTCGCGCCAAGGCCGCCCAGGCCGCCGCGGACTTCGAGACCAACCTGGCCAAGCGCCGCGAGCAGTCCGAGCGGGACCTGGCGTCCCGTCAGGCGAAGGCGGAGAAGCGGCTGGCGGAGATCGAGCACCGCGCCGAGCAGCTCCGCCTGGAGGCGGAAAAGCTGCGCACCGACGCCGAGCGCCGCGCCCGCCAGACGGTGGAGACCGCGCAGCGCCAGTCCGAGGACATCGTCGCGGACGCGAACGCGAAGGCCGACCGGATTCGCAGCGAGTCCGAGCGCGAGCTGGCGGCGCTCACCAACCGCCGCGACAGCATCAACGCGCAGCTGACCAACGTGCGCGAGATGCTGGCCACGCTCACGGGTGCGGCCGTCGCCGCGGCGGGCTCCCCCGCCGACGACGAGCCGGTCTCGCGCGGCGTCCCGGCCCAGCAGTCCCGCTGA